The DNA region CTAATGTCACCAATCCCACCGTACCGCCGTATTCATCCACGATGATGGCAATATGAAAACGCTGTCGTAACATATCCTTGAGTAAATTCGCTACTCGATTGGTTTCTGGCACATAAATCGGTGGGTCCATCGCCGCCGTTACTGAAATATCCCCTTCTTCTGGTTGGGCGACTCTTAAATACTGAAGCGCTTTCTTCAGGTGAACGATGCCGACAATTTCATCTTTGGATTCTTCCTGAACCGGAATCCGAGAATATCCAGTTTCTAAACAAAAATTAACTAAATTTTGCAAGGTTTCCTCGTGGGAAATTGTCCGCATTTCAATTCGAGGTTTCACCACATCACGAGCGCTTAAATTATCTAACATCAATGCTTTACTCAACAATTGATGCTTATCCAAATCAAGAATGCCTTTCCCCCCTAACACCTCAATCATTAACTTCAGATCCCGTACCGATTCGCCCTCTTGGACAATCCCCCCCTGAAAAAAGCGAATCGCTGCCTGGGCAATGGTTTCCAAAAAAGAAATAATGCCAAAAAAGGATAAAAATCGCGAGAGCCAATAGATCGGGCGAACCACAGCCTGAAACACAGGCAAGACATTATTAATTGCCAAAGATTTGGGGGTAATTTCGCCAAAAATTAAGACAATAAACGTGACAATAGCTGTAGCGATTCCTAAGCCAGCATTTCCCAGCCACAAGGCAAACAGATTACTGGTGAGAATTGCTGAAAAATTATTGACTAAATTATTTCCCACCAGCAGCGTCGTAATAAAGCGCGATCGCTTCTCCAAAACCAGGCGAAAGATACCACTGGGATCACCTTGGTCTTTAATCAACGCTCTCAGTTTAAGATTATCTAATGCCGTGATTGCTGTCTCTGAACCCGAAAACATACCCGACAGCACGAACATCACAATCAATACGGCAATATCAAGCCAAACATTGCCCAAAAGAGGACCGATGTCTGACGTCGAAAGTAGATAAATCGGGATTGGTAAGGCGATCATGCTAAAATGGCGAAATTTTGGCGAAGGCTATCTTACCAAACCCTTAGGAGAAATCGGGAAGGAGGAATGGCACGAGGTAGAAGGCAGAAAGTTTTAAGTCGTCGGACAAAATAAAACAGCACTGTACTAAGTTGTGTAAACAAGCCGCAAACCCTTACAAAGGACATAGCTTGCTTCTCACTTGCTTCTCACTTGCTTCTCGCTTGCGCGAGTAGGACGAATGACGAGGGACGCTCAAGAGTAGGACTTGAGGTGATCCCTGTCCTACTCCTGCTGCCAAATGATTAAACAATTAACCCACATTGTAAGCCGTCTGTAATGCCCACCACAGTAGGAACGCAATACCCCCCAGAACTAACACCGTCGAAATCACGATCGCCAGAGGACTATCTGCTCCCTTAAACTTCATGATGCCACGATTTAGGTCTGACATATCCTGTTACACACTCCTATTCTGATTGAAGGGATTTCCCAACTTGAATATATCCTGCCTTGACGGTTTTGATCACACAATTTCATTTAGGGGTTGCTGAATAAGTGTTGGGGTGAGGCGAGGGAACAGGCAACAGGCAACAGTACCGTTGAACGAAAAATAGGGCGTTTCGGCTTTTAGAAGTTAGTTTGACCGAACCTAATTCTGTACGGTTTTTCCCCCTTGTCTTCTTTCCTTCCTTGTCCTCCTTGTCTTGTCCCAACCATAAAATAAAAAACCTACACCTGTCAGCCCCCTCGTTCCCCCCTTTTTCGATCCCCCTTCCGTCCCCCTTAAAAAGGGGGAGACTAAAGGATGCTTCGCTTTTTTTGCACGGGAGAGGGGGGCAAGAGCATCCGATCCTCCTTCTCCCCACAGTGGGAGAAGGGGTTAGGGGATGAGGGGGAAATGTTGATGAGTAGATAGACACGGTTTAAAACCTTGCCAGCATTGGTTTTCTCGCCTGTAGTTGACACGGATGGATAATATCGTGCCCCTACACCCTACTCAGGCTAAATTAGGGTGAATAGTGGTCATTGTCCATCAAAGGAGAGGATTGGGTGAAAGCGTTATTAATCATTCTCGGAGTCTTGCTGGGATTGGTGGTGATCGTAGAAATTGGCTTGCGTTTATTCTTTGGCTTGGGGAAACCGCCAATTTATATAGCCGATGAGCAAATTGGCTATTTATTAGCCCCCAACCAAAAAACGACTCGCATGGGTAATCGGATTGCCATTAACGCCTATTCCATGCGGAGTGATGCGATTACAGCCGAGCGATCGCCCTCTACGCTGCGGGTTTTACTACTAGGTGATTCTATCGTGAATGGCGGCTGGTGGACCGACCAAGACGAAACCCTTTCAGCGCAGCTTGCCACTCAATTGACACCGTTCAAGTCCCAGAATGCGTTTGAGCAAATCGAAGTTCTCAACGCCTCCGCCAACTCCTGGGGACCTCGGAATGAATTGGCATATCTGCAAAAGTTTGGCACGTTCAACGCCCAAGCTGTCGTCTTGGTGATTAATACCGATGATCTCTTTGCCACAGCCCCCACCCCGATCCCCGTGGGACGCGATCGCAATTACCCCAGTCATCGACCCCCGTTAGCCCTGATTGAGGCAATGAACCGTTTTTTGCCCTACGAATCTCCCCCCGAAATGGCGGCTGTCCGGGCGGAAAAAGGCGATCGCGTGGGGTTTAACTTAGATGCCATTGGTCACGCTTACAGGCTCTCTCAGGAGGCAGGGGCGGAGTTTCTGCTAGTCATGACCCCCCTATTACGAGAAATTGGCGAACCCGGACCCCGTGATTATGAAATCAAAGCCCGAAATCGCCTGAAAGGGTTTACCGAAGACCAGCAAATTCCCTATATCGACGGTTTACCCCTGTTCAACAACGCGCCAACCCCGGAAACCTGGTATCGGGATCACATCCATTTAAGTCCCCAGGGTAATCAGCAGGTGAGTGAAGTAATTGCGCGATCGCTTGAGCGTCATTTGTCAATAGTCAAAACCACAGACAAATGACACTAAAATAAGCCATTTGAAATCGCCGAAACCCGTATTATACCGTAGTGGCTTGACCCAGCTAATTTGGTGCAATAGATTGGGTTCGTAGTGAGGGAATCTCAGCCCTCTCCAGATAGGCGTTAGAGAACTAAAGTTCTCACTACAAACAAAATCCTATTTTAGGTGGGTCACACCAGTAGGGTGGGTTGAGCGCAGTCGAGCGGGTTGAGCGAAGTCGAAACCCACCAGCCTTAATTCAGTACCATTCCACTTAAGACACCGCAATCATTGGAGACTTGAATTCATGAGTCTCTCGGTCTAAATGATGCCAAACTTGACCATCCAAAGCCATCTGTTCAACCAAACTGGCTAAACGCAGGGCTTTCAGCGCCTGTTCACCGCCGACAGAGGGTTGATTGCCACCCCGCACGCAGTTGACAAAATGTTCTAACTCGGCGTAAAGCGGTTCGATATTACTGGTGTAAACCTTTTCAATTAACCCATCCTGGCGATAGAGAACCTGACCATAATCCGTCTGGCAATTTGCCGTTGTCTGCCGATGAATCAGAATTTCGTTATTGAGAAAATCGGCTTCTGTGAGGGAATTTTTACAATGGGCAGCAATGCGACGGATTTTACGATGGGTCACTTTACTTGAAGTAAGCGTTGCCACAATGCCATTGGCAAAGACTAAATTAGCCGTGACATAATCTAAATACCCCGACTCCGAGGCATGGCTACCACTAGCCGTCAATTGGATCACGGGCGCATCCGCTAATTCCATCAGCAGGTCAATATCGTGGATCATTAAATCCAGAACCACAGATACATCATTGGCTCTGTGGGAATAGGGACTCATGCGATGCGCCTCTAGTGCCAGCAATTTCTCCGTCTTCAGGACTTTGCTGAGTTCTTGAAAGGCGGGATTAAACCGTTCAATGTGACCCACTTGCAGAATACATTGATACTCAGCAGCAGCGTTGACTAGGGATTCTGCCTCAGCGATACTGGCAGCAATGGGTTTTTCGATTAAGGCATGAACCCCTGATCGCAAACAGGTCATTCCCACTTCATAATGTAGTCGGGTGGGTACGGCAATACAAACCGCATCCACATAAGGGAGTAAATCGCGATAATCCTCAAAGAAGCGGACACGGTATTTACTTGCCGTGTCCAAACCCCGTTCTACGTTAATGTCTGATACGCCTACCATTTCCACGTCTTTCAAAAGACTCAAAACGCGGGCATGATGCTGTCCCATGTTACCAACGCCAATCACGCCAATTCGGATTGGCTGCGGCAGGCTACGTTGGACATGAGTATCCAGATGTCTTTGATACATGCTATCTTGCACTCTTATATGCTCCTCCACCACGGGAACTAAGTCACTTTACTTATGTTGAGCCGCCTTAAACCATCCAGATAGTACCACAGCACCTTTAAATGTGAAGAATTCCAAAGATTGCCCCAATTTGCCAGATAACGGAAGTCTTTCGGACGGCTATTCTGTTTTCATTGTGGGTTTACGGTTACTTTAGGTGTAGGTAAATGTGTCAGTTTTTGGGTTGTCCATTTTGGGCAGAGGGGAAGAGGGGGAGCTGGGGGAGCTGGGGGAGCTGGGGGAGATGAGGAAGCTGGGGGAGCTGGGGGAGATGAGGAAGCTGGGGGAGCTGGAGGGGCGGGTTTTACCGCTAACGTTTGCTTTGCACCCTGATATAACTAAACCCGCCCCCACCTAACCGTTCAATTATCACAAATGACAAATGACAAATAACAGATGACGGGGGTAAAGATGTCGAAAGCTGTAGTTTTATTGTCCGGTGGATTGGATTCGTCTACAGTTCTCTATCAAGCTAAGGCAGAGGGCTATGAGTGTTATGCGATATCCTTTGATTATCAACAGCGACATCAACGGGAACTCGAATCCGCGATCGCAATTGCTAAAGGTGCAGGTGTCAAATACCATCAGGTGGTACGCTTTGACTTAAGCCAGTGGGGAGGTTCAGCCTTAACGGATGATACCCTTGATTTGCCCCAGACGCGATCGCTCCAGCAGATGTCCCAGAGTATTCCCATTACTTACGTCCCCGCACGTAATACCATTTTTCTCAGTTTTGGGCTATCCTACGCAGAAGCGATCGGGGCTACTGCCCTCTATCTGGGTGTTAATGCGTTAGATTATTCCGGTTACCCCGATTGCCGTCCTGATTATATCCAAGCCATGCAGGAAGTCTTTCGCCTAGGCACAAAACAGGGGCGCGAGGGAGAACCGATTCAAATTATCACCCCGCTAATTCAGCTAAAAAAAACAGAAATTATCGAGTTAGGCAATAAACTGGGAGTGCCTTGGCACGAAACTTGGTCTTGCTATGCTGGGGATGAGGTGGCTTGTGGTGTCTGTGATTCTTGTCGCTTACGGCTTGCTGCTTTTGCTGAACTCGGACTAAATGATCCCTTGTCTTATAAACCGTTGTGAGTTTTGACGATTCACGTCGTTTGATGGCATAGATTTTAGTTTTAAATTAATGGATTTATTTGAGTTATCTAAGCTGTTTGGCATTTAAACCTTAATGTTAATCATGATGAAATCATTGTTGTAGAGTGAGCATCTTGCTCACTGCATTGAGCATCTTGCTCACTGCATTGAGCATCTGATTCGCTACCCATTTTCAATTTAAATCCCTAACAGCTTATTGCTTAATTCATGATCACAAACCGTTCTGTTCACACGGACATTCTAGTCGTAGGTGGGTTTTATGAAAACTAAGCAGATTGTGAAAAGACTGGGGCAATTTATCCGACGACTTAATTCCCGTTCCATCTGGGTATTCGTTGCCGTTATCCAAGTTTTACTCTTAGTCCTCATCTATGTCTCCTGGCCCCCCACGAATTTAACCTTATTTGTTCCGGCGGATGAAGCCTCGGCTTGGCAGTCGTTAATCACGGATTTTCACCAACAATATCCCAAAATTCGGATTAATTTGAGAACGAGAACTAACCTAGCAGGTGACATAACCTATCGGCTGAAGGAGGATTTTGTTCGCGAGTGTCAAGCGGGAAATTCACTTTATGATTTAGTCTATACAGATATTATCTGGATGCCGGAGTTTGCTGCCAAGGGGTGTCTGGTTAATCTATATGAATGGACGGCTAAAGATACCCTCATAAACGAAGGATTTTTACCAAGTGCGATTGATGCAGGAGAATATAAGGGTAAGCTCTATCGGATGCCTTTGCGTTCAGATATTGGTCTCCTCTACTACCGCAAAAATTTACTGGGGAATACTCAGCCACCTGCCACCTTACAACAATTGACAGCCCTTGCTAAAAACTGGAAAAATCAAGGGAACTCTCAAGGCGTTTATTTATGGCAGGGATGGCGGTATGAAGGATTGGTGGCTACCTTTGTCGAGGTATTAGAAAGCTATAGCGGATTCTGGATTAAGCCGGAAAGTTTAGAGGTGGGATTGGATCAACCTGCGGCTGAACAAGCTGTCCAGTTTTTACTCAATACCATTCGAGATAATATTTCGTCGCCAGAAGTTATCTTATACAGCGAACAGGAATCATTGGAAACATTTAACCAAGATCAGAATACGATATTCCTGCGCCAGTGGCCCTATGTATGGAACCAATTTACTGATCCCGCTAATATCGGCGTACAAGTCTTGAATCTTTCAAGCAATTCAACTAATAATAGTTTACGCCCAAGTGCCTGTAATGGGAGTTGGGGTTTAGGCATAGCGAAGAATTCAAAACATCAAGATAAAGCCTGGAAAGCGATTCAATATTTTACCAGTCAAGCGGCTCAGAAAAAGTTGATTTTAGAGAAAGGATATTTACCCAGTCGAGAAGCGTTATTTGATGACCCAGAAATTACCGCTAAATATCCCTATTTACCGTCCTTGAAAGAGGCAGTCAAAAATTCAATATTGCGTCCTCCCCTTCCTCAGTATGATCAAGCCTCTTTTATCTTACAGAAATATCTGAGTAAATTAATTACCAGAACCGCCCTTGCTCAACGAGTTGATAATAATGAGATAACCAGGTTGATGCAGGAAGCCGCCGATGAAACGCGCCAACTGTTAAAGTTAGATCCGATCGCGGTTCAACGTTGAGGTAATCAAGAAAGCACTATGACTCGCAAACGCTTAATTATTGAAATGGGTATGGGGGTAGACCAACATGGACAAGAACCCACTGTAGCTGCATCTAGGGCTGTGCGGAATGCGATCGCGCATAACGCTTTACCCGGTGTCTGGGAAGTTGCGGGTTTGAGCGATCCCAATCAAATGATTGTAGAGGTGCAAGTCGCCGTACCTTATCCGGATCAAGTGCGACAGGAAGAGGTTCTCGCCGTGTTACCCTTTGGGCAAAAATCACTCACCATAAAATCCGGGGGAATGGTGGTTCAAGGTCGAGCCATTCCTGAACTCAATGATAAAAATGACGAAATGCTAATTGCTGTTGCCGCCGTTACCGTTTTCGTGGAAACTGAATAGTTGAGTTAACTCAATCAAAATTAGGGAGTGAATACCTCCACGAGTTACCAACTCAATTCAGAGTCATTCATAAAGATAATATTAATTATCTGTAGGGTTCAATGTCCTCATCGGTTAGCACCCTTAAGCGAAGGGCGTGTTGATGAAAAGACAGGGAACTTGGTATGCAGTTACCATGGTTGGCAATTTAATTCTCAAGGAATTTGTACTCATATTCCCCAAGCCGAAACTCCCCAAATTGTGACCAACAATCAAGATAATATCTGTGTACAAACTCTTCCCTGTTGCCAGGAAAATGATTTACTTTGGGTTTGGCTCGATGCCAATTCCCCAGAACTAGCGGCGGCTACTCCTCGCCCCCTATCGCCCCAAGTTGATGCCAGTAAAGGGTTTGTTTGGTCTTCGATGGTGCGTGACTTGGACTATGATTGGCAAACCTTAGTGGAAAATATTGCTGATCCTAGCCATGTTCCCTTTGCCCATCACGGTGTTCAGGGAAATCGGGATCAAGCCCAGCCCATTGCTATCGAAATTGTCCAATCAACTGCCAATNNNNNNNNNNNNNNNNNNNNNNNNNNNNNNNNNNNNNNNNNNNNNNNNNNNNNNNNNNNNNNNNNNNNNNNNNNNNNNNNNNNNNNNNNNNNNNNNNNNNACCCACCCATAAAAACTATAATTGTGGATTAAAATTGACTTTATCAATTATCCCTGAGTCTCAGTATTTCAATAATACCAATTTTACTCTAGACGTATTCAGCAATGGAGAATAAAATAATGTCAACAAAATCGATTGAAGCACTGGTCAGGACTTATTTTACCAAAGTGGCAGCGATGAATCCCGAAGGTTGGCTAGACGACTTTGCCGAAGATGCCGTTAGTTATGATCCGGTAGGACAACCTCCCACAAAAGTTCATGAAGGATTTCAGGAATTTTTTGCCCAGCTACAGGGAGTATTTAAACAACTGGAATCGACAATCGAGCATATTTTTGTAGCGGGGAATGAAGCTGCCGTTAAGTGGACAATGCAGGGACTCAGTA from Coleofasciculus chthonoplastes PCC 7420 includes:
- a CDS encoding extracellular solute-binding protein, whose product is MKTKQIVKRLGQFIRRLNSRSIWVFVAVIQVLLLVLIYVSWPPTNLTLFVPADEASAWQSLITDFHQQYPKIRINLRTRTNLAGDITYRLKEDFVRECQAGNSLYDLVYTDIIWMPEFAAKGCLVNLYEWTAKDTLINEGFLPSAIDAGEYKGKLYRMPLRSDIGLLYYRKNLLGNTQPPATLQQLTALAKNWKNQGNSQGVYLWQGWRYEGLVATFVEVLESYSGFWIKPESLEVGLDQPAAEQAVQFLLNTIRDNISSPEVILYSEQESLETFNQDQNTIFLRQWPYVWNQFTDPANIGVQVLNLSSNSTNNSLRPSACNGSWGLGIAKNSKHQDKAWKAIQYFTSQAAQKKLILEKGYLPSREALFDDPEITAKYPYLPSLKEAVKNSILRPPLPQYDQASFILQKYLSKLITRTALAQRVDNNEITRLMQEAADETRQLLKLDPIAVQR
- a CDS encoding SGNH/GDSL hydrolase family protein, with amino-acid sequence MSIKGEDWVKALLIILGVLLGLVVIVEIGLRLFFGLGKPPIYIADEQIGYLLAPNQKTTRMGNRIAINAYSMRSDAITAERSPSTLRVLLLGDSIVNGGWWTDQDETLSAQLATQLTPFKSQNAFEQIEVLNASANSWGPRNELAYLQKFGTFNAQAVVLVINTDDLFATAPTPIPVGRDRNYPSHRPPLALIEAMNRFLPYESPPEMAAVRAEKGDRVGFNLDAIGHAYRLSQEAGAEFLLVMTPLLREIGEPGPRDYEIKARNRLKGFTEDQQIPYIDGLPLFNNAPTPETWYRDHIHLSPQGNQQVSEVIARSLERHLSIVKTTDK
- a CDS encoding Lin0512 family protein, with the protein product MTRKRLIIEMGMGVDQHGQEPTVAASRAVRNAIAHNALPGVWEVAGLSDPNQMIVEVQVAVPYPDQVRQEEVLAVLPFGQKSLTIKSGGMVVQGRAIPELNDKNDEMLIAVAAVTVFVETE
- a CDS encoding Gfo/Idh/MocA family protein, coding for MYQRHLDTHVQRSLPQPIRIGVIGVGNMGQHHARVLSLLKDVEMVGVSDINVERGLDTASKYRVRFFEDYRDLLPYVDAVCIAVPTRLHYEVGMTCLRSGVHALIEKPIAASIAEAESLVNAAAEYQCILQVGHIERFNPAFQELSKVLKTEKLLALEAHRMSPYSHRANDVSVVLDLMIHDIDLLMELADAPVIQLTASGSHASESGYLDYVTANLVFANGIVATLTSSKVTHRKIRRIAAHCKNSLTEADFLNNEILIHRQTTANCQTDYGQVLYRQDGLIEKVYTSNIEPLYAELEHFVNCVRGGNQPSVGGEQALKALRLASLVEQMALDGQVWHHLDRETHEFKSPMIAVS
- a CDS encoding hemolysin family protein is translated as MIALPIPIYLLSTSDIGPLLGNVWLDIAVLIVMFVLSGMFSGSETAITALDNLKLRALIKDQGDPSGIFRLVLEKRSRFITTLLVGNNLVNNFSAILTSNLFALWLGNAGLGIATAIVTFIVLIFGEITPKSLAINNVLPVFQAVVRPIYWLSRFLSFFGIISFLETIAQAAIRFFQGGIVQEGESVRDLKLMIEVLGGKGILDLDKHQLLSKALMLDNLSARDVVKPRIEMRTISHEETLQNLVNFCLETGYSRIPVQEESKDEIVGIVHLKKALQYLRVAQPEEGDISVTAAMDPPIYVPETNRVANLLKDMLRQRFHIAIIVDEYGGTVGLVTLEDILEELVGEIYDESDRLVPNRSRT
- a CDS encoding nuclear transport factor 2 family protein, with the translated sequence MSTKSIEALVRTYFTKVAAMNPEGWLDDFAEDAVSYDPVGQPPTKVHEGFQEFFAQLQGVFKQLESTIEHIFVAGNEAAVKWTMQGLSKSDKTITFEGITVFEVNEAGKIQSTRAYWNPADMIAQLKGG
- the queC gene encoding 7-cyano-7-deazaguanine synthase QueC, which gives rise to MTGVKMSKAVVLLSGGLDSSTVLYQAKAEGYECYAISFDYQQRHQRELESAIAIAKGAGVKYHQVVRFDLSQWGGSALTDDTLDLPQTRSLQQMSQSIPITYVPARNTIFLSFGLSYAEAIGATALYLGVNALDYSGYPDCRPDYIQAMQEVFRLGTKQGREGEPIQIITPLIQLKKTEIIELGNKLGVPWHETWSCYAGDEVACGVCDSCRLRLAAFAELGLNDPLSYKPL